TAAAACTTTATGAAGTTATCAATGATCCACAAGAAGAGTATATTTACATTGTGATGGAGTATATTGAAGGTGGTAGTATAATGTCTGCCAATGAGACATCTGAAGATTTAGCTAGAAAATACTTTAGAGATATTGTATTTGGTCTTGAATATCTTCATGAACAAAAAGTCATTCACAAAGATCTAAAGCCAGAGAATCTATTGGTCAATAGTGAAGGTGTTGTAAAGATCACTGATTTCGGTGTCTCACATATTTTCGATGACGATGACGTTGTAAGATGCTCAAGAGGAAGTCCAGCATTCTTGGCACCCGAATTATGTAGAAACGAATCTCAACCAATCTCTGGCAAAGGAGTGGATGTTTGGGCATTGGGTGTTAGTTTGTATTGTTTAATCTTTGCAAGAACTCCATTCATCTCAAAAACAAACTCCCTATTGGATATCTATGATCAAATTGTTAATCATGAACCAACCTATCCAAGAGAGATCTCAAATGATCTAATGGATCTATTCAAAAGATTATTGGATAAAAATCCATTGACCAGAATTCAAATAGCAGAGATTAAATCACACAAATGGACCACAATCTCTGGTACATGGCCAATGAATGAGTTGGACCATTTGATCTTATCAGTAACTGATCAAGAAATGATCGATGCCATTAGTACCGATCATACAATTAAACCATCCGATAATACTACAactgatgaagatgattcaGATttaagtagtagtagtggtggtgaaaGTAGTGGTATAATAGGTTCAAGTAATGAAAGTAAATCAATgtataataatgtaaatagtaaacaaaaaattcaaaatcaaaatcaaaatcaaaatcaaaatcaaaatcaaaatcaaaatcaaaatcaaaatcaaaatcataatcaaaatcaaaatcaaaatcaaaatcaaaacaataataacaattcattaattgaaaaatcaaatatctCAATACcagcatcatcatcatcgattagtaataatgatagttGCTATGAAAATAGAAATGTATATataaaagatgaagaaatgAATATGATATGTAACGACAGTGTAATTATGGAtccaattaaagaattaaacaAAATTGATGGATTAAATTATGGTTGTGATTTCCAAATTGGAAAAGAATATTCAGATTTTCAATATAACAGTGGCCATTTTATTTATGATTTGGTCGATGAAAATGAATCTCAAATATCAAGAGAATCTGCAAATGATTACTATTTAccttttaaaacaaataaatatctaaacaataaatcaattgtttaattttcattgtaaattaaaattaaaaataaaaataaaaataaaataaaaaaaaaaaataaaaaaaaaataaaaaattacaaagataaatttgaaaattaaatacctgtattacatttttaaaataataaatattcatttcattttatttaaatactaaaataaatttagtaaaagcaaatcattttttaaaaaaaaaaaaaaaaaaaaaaaaaaaaaactcattTATTTGGGTTTTCATTCCACGTtgctttttttaaaaaatcttttgaaaTCTTGTTTTGGATTGTTTCGTTgcttttataataaaaatttttggaaataaacacgttatattattatcataaagTTAGATTTGCTAATCAAAAAATGTCATCGTAAAATTATAATCGAAAATTGGAAAATGTAAAATTGgttgttataaaaaaaaaaaaaataataaaacaccTTTTTTTCAACACctaattttttacttttcacaaatttttctaaacactttttttttttttttttttttttttttttagcaatattactattttattttagttaaTATTTCCTTATatggttgttttttttattttatattttattttttatttattttttatttttttttcaaaaattcgGGTTGTGCCAcattaattgtttaattatttaaattataataaataaaattgtttatgtggcattttttttttattatttttattattagtataaaaagaaatggaATATTGTGAATTAGTAATCAAAAAtttagtaaaataaaaatgaaattaaaaataaaattttccattatttcactttttattttaaaattggtaatttcaaaaccaattttaaaatttaataataataatcaatttaaaattattcaatttaCAGATTTACACTATGGAAGTGAACCagttgatgatattgatacTATTTTCTCTCAAggtgattattaattttttttttttttttttttttttttatttttatttttaaaataattatataaaatattttgatttattaatttattttaaagtaaATATATTGGATTATGAGAAACCAGATTTAGTAATTTTAAGTGGTGATATGGTTACAGGATATGAAGAACaatttgaagatgatgatagaAATTATTGGAAGTATTGGAATGTATTCACAAGGCCATTTGTAGAAAGAAATATTCCATGGGCAATTACATTTGGTAATCATGATGGTGAAGGTGCACTTAGTACAAAtgaaattttgaaaattgaccaaacttttaatttaagTCTTTCTCAATCAAATCCGGTGGAAATGCATGGGATTGCAAATTatgtattaaaaatttcaagtTCGAATAGTTTAAAAAGTGAACCGGCTTCATTGGTATACATTTTCGATAGTTCCACCAAAGGTTGCTCAAAATTAGATTGGGGTTGTGTTCATCAAGATCAAGTGGATTGGTTTAAAAATACTTCAAAAAGTTTTAACAAAACTGATTCAATAGCATTTGTTCATATTCCTCCAGTTGAGATTATTGACTTATGGAATAATTATCCAGTTTATGGAAATTATTCAGAAACTTCTTGTTGCTTTGATAATGATTATGGTGACTTTGTCTCGAGCCTTGTTGAATCAGGAGATGTTCACGGTTTATATTTTGGTCATGATCATGAAAATGATTTCCATGGAGATTATAAAGGTGTTGATTTAGGATATGGCAGAAAATCAGGTGCTGGTTCATATAGTTCTAAAAAGCCATTAGGTGCAAGAGTATTCCAATTAACCGAATCACCTTTTACTCTTTCAACATGGATAAGAGAAGAAGATGGTAATATTGTATCCCAAGTAATTCATCCACCATCAGAATTCGATCGAAAACCACTTCAATGTAAAATGAAAGATAGTatgtattaattaattaaaaaatcataattataaaaaataaaaaaaataaattaacaattgatttttcatttatttaaaatatttaattagaGTAtagtaaaaaagaattaatagcAATTAAAGTTATTGgaggttttttaattttcttagGAATAGTAGTTGTTGGtttaattggattttttGGGTTTAAACATTATAAAAAgtatgaatttaaaaaacaataccaagaatttaaaaaatactcaaattgtattttataaattcaatcatAAACACACCCTAATTAAACACACTTACATCacaacacacacacacacacatacaCATAACACACCCATTTATAATAACTGTAATATACAGAGAAATGAAcgaataatataaataaaaatgtataataaattaaaattgattacattttatttttattataatccaATCTCgatatctctttttttatagatcacatcaaaaaatatttaacttcaccatttttaatttattttgttgttttgaaTATcccttcttttttttatttatttattttttttgaaattatgtCAAAGACTTTTCTTTTCAATCACTAAcctttcaaatattaatattattatttagattcAAAAAGCAAACATTAGAAATGCAAAATCTTGTTTAATGAAAGTGAAGTTTATGGTTTTCCAAATTATATATAGATAATATCTAatcttttatatatattttttatctaaAATGCTAAATAAAATAGTGTGGTGCCATAGTTTgttctcaaaaaaaaataaataaaaaataaacttgatCAAGTTCTCTCAGAGATACTGGTTCTCATTGGTGGgttatattatcatttttttttatttctcaaatttaattgttcaaataattttattttatttttttttttttttttcattttaaaataaataaataattaaaataaataattaaattatcttttttatttttaaaaaatattttcaaaaaaaaaaaaaaaaaaaagatttatttttcaaaaacaatttgggagggaaaacaaaaaataaaagtccCCAACAGagcaaaaataaaaaacctaTTTTTTTGAGTAAAAATTTGTCAAAAAATCCAatgccaaaaaaaaaacattggaCCCATTTTTTCGAGTTCTCATTTTTCGATAACCTTTAGATTAATCCATCGCAACGTTGTAGTTTCAGAAaacattttaatataaacctttcataaatatattaaatgcACCTGTTTtggagagaaaaaaaaaaaaaaaaaaaaaaaaaaaaaaaaaaaaaaaaaataaaacattttgctacgttttattttataataatattttccgatttgaatagaaaaaaaaaaatttaatgaaaaattaagttTGAGTCtttaacaaaaaattttaatgtttttcctttgaaaattatattaaataatatacaatttttttttttttttttaatgattcgTGTCAAGTGCTACCTATgttttctgttttttttttttttttttttaaatccaaatatttccaaatttggaatttaaatcaaaattatttcgTGTAGcattatacaaaaaaaaaaaggttataaattattatttttttttataatttatatatgtggcttttttttattattttaaaaaaaaaatactataaaaaggaaatgaaaaaaaaaaaataattcattcaaacaataaaagaaacaatttcggaaaaaaaaaaaaatgaaagtaataaataaattcattattatttcaatattattaaaaatggtaaactctaaaccaattttaaaatttaataataataatcaatttaaaattgttcaATTTACTGATTTACATTATGGTAGTGATCCAGAGTCAGATGTAGATTCAGTTTATTCTCaaagtaattattaataatttaaaataaataaaaccaaaaaataaaaataaaaataaaaataaaaaataaagagattactaatttaataaaaatttaaaaaagttacaATCTTAGATTATGAGAAACCAGATTTAGTAGTTTTTAGTGGTGATATGATTTCAGGTTACCTTGATCCATttgaagataatgataaaaattattggaaGTATTGGAATTTATTCACTGAACCTTTAATTGAAAGAAATATTCCATGGGCTATTACATTTGGTAATCATGATGGTGAAGGTGCACTCAGTACAAATGAAATTTTGAAACTTGACcaaacttttaatttaagTCTTTCCCAATCAAATTCAGTGGAAATGCATGGGATTGCAAATTatgtattaaaaatttcaagtTCAAATAGTTCAAAAGAGGAACCTGCatctttaatttatatttttgacAGTTCCACCAAAGGTTGTTCAAAATTAGATTGGGGTTGTGTTCATCAAGATCAAGTGGATTGGTTTAAAAATACTTCAAAAAGTTTTAACAAAACTAATTCAATTGCATTTGTTCATATTCCTCCAATTGAAGTTATTGACTTATGGAACAAATATCCAGTTCATGGTAATTTTTCAGAAACTCCATGttgttttgataatgaatttggtAACTTTGTCCCAAGCCTTGTTGAATCAGGAGATGTTCACGGTTTATATTTTGGTCATGATCATGAAAATGATTTCCATGGAGATTATAAAGGTGTTGATTTAGGATATGGCAGAAAATCAGGTGAAGGTTCATATAGTTCCAAAAAGCCATTAGGTGCAAGAGTATTCCAATTAACCGAATCACCTTTTACTCTTTCAACATGGATAAGAGAAGTAAATGGTAATATTGTATCTCAAGATGTTCATGTACAATCTGAAATAGATCAAAAACCACTTCAATGTAAAAGAAAGATAGtaagtattttaaaaaaaaaaaaaaaaaaaaaaaaaaaaaaaaaaaaaaaaaaaaaaaaatttaattaatatttattaatttttatttttttataaaattagaatATAGTAAAAGACAAttgttaatttataaaattgttggaagtttttcaatttttttggCAGTAGTACTCGTTGGTTTGGCTGGATTTTTTggatataaattttataaaaagtatgaatttaaaaaacattaccaagaattaaaaaaattctcaaattgtattttataaaatacaaCCATAAACATACCCTAAACACTCACATCACACAAACAAACACAAACACTCACACAAACACAACATACACGATAATAACACACCCATTTATAATAACTGTAATATAGAGATGAATGCttgatatttaataataaaatgtataatataaattaaaatttaatacattttattttattatcatcctATTTCtatatttctattttataGATCACTTTCAACAAAAATCACATTTTACCAACATTCAAAAAGATGAtggtattttaaattattttcttttcttttcttttcttttctttttttttttttttttttttttttcataacaattttttataataataataatattcaaaaatataatatttaaatattaacattttaattttataattttataggAGACAAGttcaaaaataaacaaagtAACCATCAAACAAGATTTTCCAAAGTTAATTATGTAAATCACCCCACATAATGTAAACAAAACACCCATTCATTGTATtatagtaaaataaaaataaaataaataaaaataatttaaaataagtTAAATAGATTAAAGATCTATTaaagttgttttttttttttatttataaattgaaacattgataatatcattttgatcattttcacaattattatcaattattacaTAACCACGATACATACCTTCAGTGTTGAAAGGCATTTCAACATTTCCATATTTATCAACACAAATtacaccaccatcaccaactgttattaatttttccATTACAACTTTATTGGATGCATcttttaaagataaagaacCATATTCCATCATTGCAGCAATATCAAAAGCGGCCACTGTTCTCATAAATGCTTCACCAGTTCCAGTTGAACTAACAgcaacatttttatttgcaTAAACACCAGCACCAATAATTGGAGTATCACCAACTCTACCATGCATTTTATTTGTCATACCACCAGTTGAAGTTGCAGCGGCTAAATTACCAAAGGAATCTAAACAAACAGCACCAACAGTTCCCATTTTATACTTTGGATCAATTGGATCAACTCCAACTGAAATAgttgtcgttgttgttgatgtttcattattcttttctttttctttttctttttctaataaattttcaCCATCATgatctaaaattaatttcttttcatcTTTTGCTCTTAATAATTGATCATATCTATTTTGagtaaaaaagaaagaaggtTCAACGATTTCtaaattctttgattttgCAAATTCTTCAGCACCTTTTCCAACTAATAAACAATGGTTTGTATGTTCCATAACAGCTCTAGCGGCAATAATAGGATTTCTAATGATTGAAACGCCACCAACTGCTCCTGcttttaaatttgtaccATCCATAATGGCTGCATCCATTTCATTTGTACCAAGTTCAGTGAATACAGAACCTTTACCTGCATTATAAATTGGATCTTCTTCTAAAAGTCTAACTGCTTCTTGAACAACATCCAATGATGTACCACCTTGtttcaatataattttacctgctaataatatattctttaatgaatttaaaaatatttcttCTCTCTcttttgatattgttgattttgaaataacTCCTGCACCACCATGAATTACTAAAACTGATTtcttattcattttatttatttatatatttaattttataagattttattatacaaaaaatatttgaaattataaatgaatttttctttttttatgtttatgttaaagaaaaattgaaaaaaaaaaaaaaaataaattaaagcataatttctttgaaaaataaaaaaattgaaacaaaacgcttaatgaaattttaaaaaaaaaaatctaaaactgaaaaaataaaaaaaaaaaaagtcaaaacgaaaaaaaaaaaaaaaaaaaatcaaacaaaactctgtgtgaaaaaaaaaaaaaaaaaaaaaaatacacaacccctttgttttaaataatggtattGATCATATAGATATCATCattcttttataaaataataaattaattgttattttttcttttcatacatatataatatagattcattttttattatgttttAATAGACAGAGTAAAGTTAGATTAAGTAAATTCTATTCAACATATACACCAACGGAAAAAAATAGGGCAACAAGGGAGGTAATGAATCAAGTATTATCTAGGAGTCCtaaattttgtaattttgtTCAATGGAGAGAATTTACAATTGTTTATCAAAGATTTgcttctttattttttgttatgGTAACTGATTCTACTGATAATGAATTAGTAACTTTAGAATCAATTCAAAGATTTGGTATGtaaatttactttttatttttttcattaactaattattattttacacTAACTTGTAATTACCTatcattatatatatataaatatatatatatagttgTAGTTTTAGATATAGTATTTGGTAATATTTGTGAATTGGATTTAATATATGAATTTCAAAGAGCATATCAAGTTTTAgatgaatttttattaacagGTCATTTACAAGAATCAAGCTCTAAAGAAATACTGAGAGCTATCAATGATGCTGAAGGTATGGAGAAATCACTATTAGTTGCTGAAGTATTAGATCAAcactttttataaatataaaaaattaataataatcaaaaaaatatatatatataataaatcaaatattattcTGTACAaatcaattcatttttttttcttaaaaaatcaaaataattataataataataatggtaatttgaggttttattattataattattattattatttttattattattatttattaattttctttataaattaatatttataaaaaaatggagTAATAATTGGTTTCAGTAGGacaaagaaattttaatatttaatttaattttaaaattaaattatttttaaatattaaaaaaaaaaaaaaaaaaaaaaaaaaaaaaaaaaaaaaattttattgtaattatctaaaatgaataaaaataaaaattaaaaaattaatatcaacaaATAAACTAACacaaagaaatatttaatattttttaaaaaaaaaaaaataaaaaaaatagtgataaaaaattaaaataaaaaaattatttaccaCTAATATACacaatcaaatgaaaatctatttaatgtggtttttgtttatataatgtttttatttttttttatttttcactatggattattaattaataataacaataataataataataataataataataataataataataataataataataataataataataataataataataataataactcgctatttaaaaaaaatgaataatcaatcagttatttattattttaattttaatttttttttttggttttaataatatttaatttaaaataacaagaaaaaaaattattcgtggtaattaaaaaaataattaatacacatttagaaaattatatttatttaaaataaaaatttaaaaataccaccaaaaatttatttatttccctttattatatatttaaaaaaaaaaaatattattaaaaaaataaaaaaaaaaaaaaaaaaatgaaaataaaatatttggtaacaatatttttactcttttcaattttaataacaaatataaattgtTTAGAAGGTATTGATACAGTTGTTGATTCAGGAGATGCAATTGAAAaagcaccaccaccaccaacaacaacaacaacaactccaCCAACAAAGGAAAGTTCTGCACCAACAAAGGAAAGTTCTGCACCAGTTATTATTGATACAGCAACTTTAAcaccaacaaaatcaacaactgATATAAATACTCCAACACTTGGACCAAGACAAACAGTTGCACCAAATGATGTCCCAACATATAAACCAACATATAATACAAAACCACCAAAATTCGAACCATTAACATCATTACCACCAACACAACCACCTCCAAAAAGTGCAGCACCAACAACTATTAATACTAAAGCACCAACTGTAACTGCTCCACCACCAataacaacaccaccaacaactcAACCACCAGAGACAGAGGCACCAGTAACTGAAGCACCTGAAGAAACAATAACTCCTTCTAAAACTTCATCACCaagtaaaacaaaaaatcCTTCTAAAACTTCATCACCAACAAAAACATCTGCTCCTTCAAAA
This region of Dictyostelium discoideum AX4 chromosome 3 chromosome, whole genome shotgun sequence genomic DNA includes:
- a CDS encoding CAMKK family protein kinase produces the protein MGCIFTKPSPEQQKFDGEDYECENKKNLNLISYIRNLLFGNNSHQQLYNEIIPTTTSTTSTTTNSVYQNIGLDGYNNNNNNNNNNNNNNNIMNNYGYDDYGYSYEEDEDYYDEMPIPTIVAQPQPQPQPQPQPQPQPQQPIRIVSQNQQIPTTPPQQISQFNITGNKSPSSIGSRHRSKPKETLRAHKKRHKDGHKMVNEYVFVRKLGKGTFGKVKLAYHHDTHHLYAIKIFNKIRLKKQTMGIGRPNAFDDVLKEIAIMKKMNHINVVKLYEVINDPQEEYIYIVMEYIEGGSIMSANETSEDLARKYFRDIVFGLEYLHEQKVIHKDLKPENLLVNSEGVVKITDFGVSHIFDDDDVVRCSRGSPAFLAPELCRNESQPISGKGVDVWALGVSLYCLIFARTPFISKTNSLLDIYDQIVNHEPTYPREISNDLMDLFKRLLDKNPLTRIQIAEIKSHKWTTISGTWPMNELDHLILSVTDQEMIDAISTDHTIKPSDNTTTDEDDSDLSSSSGGESSGIIGSSNESKSMYNNVNSKQKIQNQNQNQNQNQNQNQNQNQNQNHNQNQNQNQNQNNNNNSLIEKSNISIPASSSSISNNDSCYENRNVYIKDEEMNMICNDSVIMDPIKELNKIDGLNYGCDFQIGKEYSDFQYNSGHFIYDLVDENESQISRESANDYYLPFKTNKYLNNKSIV
- a CDS encoding hypothetical protein (alternatively spliced), with the protein product MKLKIKFSIISLFILKLVISKPILKFNNNNQFKIIQFTDLHYGSEPVDDIDTIFSQDLVILSGDMVTGYEEQFEDDDRNYWKYWNVFTRPFVERNIPWAITFGNHDGEGALSTNEILKIDQTFNLSLSQSNPVEMHGIANYVLKISSSNSLKSEPASLVYIFDSSTKGCSKLDWGCVHQDQVDWFKNTSKSFNKTDSIAFVHIPPVEIIDLWNNYPVYGNYSETSCCFDNDYGDFVSSLVESGDVHGLYFGHDHENDFHGDYKGVDLGYGRKSGAGSYSSKKPLGARVFQLTESPFTLSTWIREEDGNIVSQVIHPPSEFDRKPLQCKMKDKYSKKELIAIKVIGGFLIFLGIVVVGLIGFFGFKHYKKYEFKKQYQEFKKYSNCIL
- a CDS encoding hypothetical protein (alternatively spliced), coding for MKLKIKFSIISLFILKLVISKPILKFNNNNQFKIIQFTDLHYGSEPVDDIDTIFSQVNILDYEKPDLVILSGDMVTGYEEQFEDDDRNYWKYWNVFTRPFVERNIPWAITFGNHDGEGALSTNEILKIDQTFNLSLSQSNPVEMHGIANYVLKISSSNSLKSEPASLVYIFDSSTKGCSKLDWGCVHQDQVDWFKNTSKSFNKTDSIAFVHIPPVEIIDLWNNYPVYGNYSETSCCFDNDYGDFVSSLVESGDVHGLYFGHDHENDFHGDYKGVDLGYGRKSGAGSYSSKKPLGARVFQLTESPFTLSTWIREEDGNIVSQVIHPPSEFDRKPLQCKMKDKYSKKELIAIKVIGGFLIFLGIVVVGLIGFFGFKHYKKFKKQTLEMQNLV
- the ap1s1 gene encoding adapter-related protein complex 1 sigma 1B subunit, which translates into the protein MIHFLLCFNRQSKVRLSKFYSTYTPTEKNRATREVMNQVLSRSPKFCNFVQWREFTIVYQRFASLFFVMVTDSTDNELVTLESIQRFVVVLDIVFGNICELDLIYEFQRAYQVLDEFLLTGHLQESSSKEILRAINDAEGMEKSLLVAEVLDQHFL